A single region of the Sciurus carolinensis chromosome 14, mSciCar1.2, whole genome shotgun sequence genome encodes:
- the Ncbp1 gene encoding nuclear cap-binding protein subunit 1 isoform X1 produces the protein MSRRRHSDENDGGQPHKRRKTSDANETEDHLESLICKVGEKSACSLESNLEGLAGVLEADLPNYKSKILRLLCTVARLLPEKLTIYTTLVGLLNARNYNFGGEFVEAMIRQLKESLKANNYNEAVYLVRFLSDLVNCHVIAAPSMVAMFENFVSVTQEEDVPQVRRDWYVYAFLSSLPWVGKELYEKKDAEMDRIFANTESYLKRRQKTHVPMLQVWTADKPHPQEEYLDCLWAQIQKLKKDCWQERHILRPYLAFDSILCEALQHNLPPFTPPPHTEDSVYPMPRVIFRMFDYTDDPEGPVMPGSHSVERFVIEENLHCIIKSHWKERKTCAAQLVSYPGKNKIPLNYHIVEVIFAELFQLPAPPHIDVMYTTLLIELCKLQPGSLPQVLAQATEMLYMRLDTMNTTCVDRFINWFSHHLSNFQFRWSWEDWSDCLTQDLESPKPKFVREVLEKCMRLSYHQRILDIVPPTFSALCPANPTCIYKYGDESSNSLPGHSVALCLAVAFKSKATNDEIFSILKDVPNPNQDDDDDEGFSFNPLKIEVFVQTLLHLAAKSFSHSFSALAKFHEVFKTLAESDEGKLHVLRVMFEVWRNHPQMIAVLVDKMIRTQIVDCAAVANWIFSSELSRDFTRLFVWEILHSTIRKMNKHVLKIQKELEEAKEKLARQHKRRSDDDDRSSDRKDGALEEQIERLQEKVESAQSEQKNLFLVIFQRFIMILTEHLVRCETDGTSVLTPWYKNCIERLQQIFLQHHQIIQQYMVTLENLLFTAELDPHILAVFQQFCALQA, from the exons ATGTCGCGGCGGCGGCACAGCGACGAGAACGATG GTGGACAGCCACACAAAAGGAGAAAGACTTCTGATGCAAATGAAACTGAAGATCATTTGGAATCTTTAATATGCAAAGTAGGAGAAAAG AGTGCCTGCTCTTTGGAGAGCAACTTAGAAGGCTTGGCTGGTGTTTTGGAAGCCGATCTTCCTAACTACAAGAGCAAGATCTTAAGACTTCTTTGTACAGT TGCACGTCTGTTACCTGAGAAGCTGACAATTTATACAACATTAGTTGGACTGCTAAATGCCAGGAATTACAACTTTGGAGGAGAATTTGTAGAAGCCATGATTCGTCAACTTAAAGAATCATTGAAAGCAAACAATTATAATGAAGCTGTATATTTG GTCCGTTTTTTATCTGATCTTGTGAATTGTCATGTGATTGCTGCCCCATCAATGGTTGCCATGTTTGAAAATTTTGTAAGTGTAACTCAGGAAGAAGATGTGCCTCAG GTGCGACGGGATTGGTATGTGTATGCATTTCTGTCATCTTTGCCCTGGGTTGGAAAGGAGTTGTACGAAAAGAAAGATGCAGAGATGGACCGCATCTTTGCCAACACTGAAAGCTATCTTAA gAGACGCCAAAAGACTCATGTGCCCATGTTACAGGTTTGGACTGCTGATAAACCACATCCACAAGAAGAG TATTTAGATTGCCTGTGGGCCCAGATTCAGAAATTGAAAAAGGATTGCTGGCAGGAACGGCACATCCTAAGACCTTATCTTGCCTTTGATAGCATCCTCTGTGAAGCATTACAGCACAATCTGCCTCCTTTTACACCACCTCCTCACACTGAGGATTCAGTGTACCCAATGCCAAGGGTCATCTTCAGAATGTTCGATTACACAGATGATCCTGAG GGTCCTGTTATGCCAGGGAGTCATTCAGTGGAGAGATTTGTTATAGAAGAGAATCTTCACTGTATCATTAAGTCCCactggaaggaaaggaagacttG TGCTGCACAACTAGTGAGCTATCCAGGGAAGAACAAGATCCCCTTGAATTATCACATAGTGGAG GTGATCTTCGCAGAACTATTTCAACTTCCAGCACCCCCTCACATTGACGTGATGTACACAACACTTCTCATTGAACTGTGCAAACTTCAGCCTGGCTCCCTACCCCAAGTT CTTGCACAGGCAACTGAAATGCTATACATGCGTTTGGACACAATGAATActacatgtgtagacag GTTTATTAATTGGTTTTCTCATCATCTAAGTAACTTTCAGTTCCGCTGGAGCTGGGAAGATTG GTCAGATTGTCTTACTCAAGATCTTGAAAGTCCCAAACCAAAGTTTGTAAGAGAAGTTCTAGAAAAATGTATGAG GTTGTCTTACCATCAGCGTATATTAGATATTGTTCCTCCTACCTTCTCAGCTCTATGTCCTGCAAACCCAACCTGCATTTACAAGTATGGAGATGAAAGTAGCA ATTCTCTTCCTGGACATTCCGTGGCCCTCTGTTTAGCTGTTGCCTTTAAAAGTAAAGCAACCAATGATGAAATCTTCAGCATTTTGAAAGATGTACCAAATCCTAAccaggatgatgatgatg atgaaggATTTAGTTTTAACCCATTGAAAATAGAGGTCTTTGTACAGACTCTGCTACATTTGGCAGCCAAATCATTCAGCCACTCCTTCAGTGCTCTTGCAAA GTTTCATGAAGTCTTCAAAACTCTAGCAGAAAGTGATGAGGGGAAGTTACATGTGCTAAGAGTTATGTTTGAGGTTTGGAGGAACCATCCACag ATGATTGCTGTCCTCGTGGATAAGATGATTCGTACACAGATTGTTGACTGTGCTGCAGTAGCAAATTGGATCTTCTCCTCAGAACTGTCTCGTGACTTTACTAG ACTGTTTGTTTGGGAAATCTTACACTCTACAATTCGTAAGATGAACAAACATGTTCTCAAGATCCAAAAAGAGCTAGAAGAAGCTAAAGAGAAACTGGCAAGGCAACACAAACGG CGAAGTGATGATGATGACAGAAGCAGCGACAGGAAAGATGGGGCCCTTGAGGAGCAGATAGAAAGGCTGCAGGAGAAAGTGGAGTCTGCGCAGAGTGAGCAGAAGAATCTCTTCCTCGTCATATTTCAG CGTTTTATCATGATCTTGACTGAGCACTTAGTACGATGTGAAACCGATGGAACCAGTGTATTGACGCCATGGTATAAGAACTGTATAGAAAGGCTCCAGCAGATCTTCCTGCAG CATCATCAGATAATCCAGCAATATATGGTGACCCTGGAGAACCTTCTCTTCACTGCTGAATTAGACCCTCATATCCTGGCTGTGTTCCAGCAGTTCTGTGCTCTGCAGGCCTAA
- the Ncbp1 gene encoding nuclear cap-binding protein subunit 1 isoform X2 has translation MQKIYESSARLLPEKLTIYTTLVGLLNARNYNFGGEFVEAMIRQLKESLKANNYNEAVYLVRFLSDLVNCHVIAAPSMVAMFENFVSVTQEEDVPQVRRDWYVYAFLSSLPWVGKELYEKKDAEMDRIFANTESYLKRRQKTHVPMLQVWTADKPHPQEEYLDCLWAQIQKLKKDCWQERHILRPYLAFDSILCEALQHNLPPFTPPPHTEDSVYPMPRVIFRMFDYTDDPEGPVMPGSHSVERFVIEENLHCIIKSHWKERKTCAAQLVSYPGKNKIPLNYHIVEVIFAELFQLPAPPHIDVMYTTLLIELCKLQPGSLPQVLAQATEMLYMRLDTMNTTCVDRFINWFSHHLSNFQFRWSWEDWSDCLTQDLESPKPKFVREVLEKCMRLSYHQRILDIVPPTFSALCPANPTCIYKYGDESSNSLPGHSVALCLAVAFKSKATNDEIFSILKDVPNPNQDDDDDEGFSFNPLKIEVFVQTLLHLAAKSFSHSFSALAKFHEVFKTLAESDEGKLHVLRVMFEVWRNHPQMIAVLVDKMIRTQIVDCAAVANWIFSSELSRDFTRLFVWEILHSTIRKMNKHVLKIQKELEEAKEKLARQHKRRSDDDDRSSDRKDGALEEQIERLQEKVESAQSEQKNLFLVIFQRFIMILTEHLVRCETDGTSVLTPWYKNCIERLQQIFLQHHQIIQQYMVTLENLLFTAELDPHILAVFQQFCALQA, from the exons ATGCAAAAGATTTATGAATCCAG TGCACGTCTGTTACCTGAGAAGCTGACAATTTATACAACATTAGTTGGACTGCTAAATGCCAGGAATTACAACTTTGGAGGAGAATTTGTAGAAGCCATGATTCGTCAACTTAAAGAATCATTGAAAGCAAACAATTATAATGAAGCTGTATATTTG GTCCGTTTTTTATCTGATCTTGTGAATTGTCATGTGATTGCTGCCCCATCAATGGTTGCCATGTTTGAAAATTTTGTAAGTGTAACTCAGGAAGAAGATGTGCCTCAG GTGCGACGGGATTGGTATGTGTATGCATTTCTGTCATCTTTGCCCTGGGTTGGAAAGGAGTTGTACGAAAAGAAAGATGCAGAGATGGACCGCATCTTTGCCAACACTGAAAGCTATCTTAA gAGACGCCAAAAGACTCATGTGCCCATGTTACAGGTTTGGACTGCTGATAAACCACATCCACAAGAAGAG TATTTAGATTGCCTGTGGGCCCAGATTCAGAAATTGAAAAAGGATTGCTGGCAGGAACGGCACATCCTAAGACCTTATCTTGCCTTTGATAGCATCCTCTGTGAAGCATTACAGCACAATCTGCCTCCTTTTACACCACCTCCTCACACTGAGGATTCAGTGTACCCAATGCCAAGGGTCATCTTCAGAATGTTCGATTACACAGATGATCCTGAG GGTCCTGTTATGCCAGGGAGTCATTCAGTGGAGAGATTTGTTATAGAAGAGAATCTTCACTGTATCATTAAGTCCCactggaaggaaaggaagacttG TGCTGCACAACTAGTGAGCTATCCAGGGAAGAACAAGATCCCCTTGAATTATCACATAGTGGAG GTGATCTTCGCAGAACTATTTCAACTTCCAGCACCCCCTCACATTGACGTGATGTACACAACACTTCTCATTGAACTGTGCAAACTTCAGCCTGGCTCCCTACCCCAAGTT CTTGCACAGGCAACTGAAATGCTATACATGCGTTTGGACACAATGAATActacatgtgtagacag GTTTATTAATTGGTTTTCTCATCATCTAAGTAACTTTCAGTTCCGCTGGAGCTGGGAAGATTG GTCAGATTGTCTTACTCAAGATCTTGAAAGTCCCAAACCAAAGTTTGTAAGAGAAGTTCTAGAAAAATGTATGAG GTTGTCTTACCATCAGCGTATATTAGATATTGTTCCTCCTACCTTCTCAGCTCTATGTCCTGCAAACCCAACCTGCATTTACAAGTATGGAGATGAAAGTAGCA ATTCTCTTCCTGGACATTCCGTGGCCCTCTGTTTAGCTGTTGCCTTTAAAAGTAAAGCAACCAATGATGAAATCTTCAGCATTTTGAAAGATGTACCAAATCCTAAccaggatgatgatgatg atgaaggATTTAGTTTTAACCCATTGAAAATAGAGGTCTTTGTACAGACTCTGCTACATTTGGCAGCCAAATCATTCAGCCACTCCTTCAGTGCTCTTGCAAA GTTTCATGAAGTCTTCAAAACTCTAGCAGAAAGTGATGAGGGGAAGTTACATGTGCTAAGAGTTATGTTTGAGGTTTGGAGGAACCATCCACag ATGATTGCTGTCCTCGTGGATAAGATGATTCGTACACAGATTGTTGACTGTGCTGCAGTAGCAAATTGGATCTTCTCCTCAGAACTGTCTCGTGACTTTACTAG ACTGTTTGTTTGGGAAATCTTACACTCTACAATTCGTAAGATGAACAAACATGTTCTCAAGATCCAAAAAGAGCTAGAAGAAGCTAAAGAGAAACTGGCAAGGCAACACAAACGG CGAAGTGATGATGATGACAGAAGCAGCGACAGGAAAGATGGGGCCCTTGAGGAGCAGATAGAAAGGCTGCAGGAGAAAGTGGAGTCTGCGCAGAGTGAGCAGAAGAATCTCTTCCTCGTCATATTTCAG CGTTTTATCATGATCTTGACTGAGCACTTAGTACGATGTGAAACCGATGGAACCAGTGTATTGACGCCATGGTATAAGAACTGTATAGAAAGGCTCCAGCAGATCTTCCTGCAG CATCATCAGATAATCCAGCAATATATGGTGACCCTGGAGAACCTTCTCTTCACTGCTGAATTAGACCCTCATATCCTGGCTGTGTTCCAGCAGTTCTGTGCTCTGCAGGCCTAA